The following proteins come from a genomic window of Pseudomonas syringae:
- a CDS encoding TadE/TadG family type IV pilus assembly protein, translated as MKTVLHHSSPGKQRGAAAIEFAAVFVIFFAVFYGMVSYSLPLLMMQSFNAAASEAVRRSVALSPAIANYDSLLRSQSQSVVMTQLAWMPAALGFSSAYTSVTYTAGVLTVTIQYPKTRLTQVLPLLTLPGIGEVPRLPNNLTAQASLQLVP; from the coding sequence ATGAAAACAGTCTTGCATCATTCTTCTCCGGGTAAACAACGGGGCGCCGCTGCTATTGAGTTTGCGGCGGTGTTCGTCATCTTTTTTGCCGTGTTCTACGGCATGGTGAGTTATAGCCTGCCGTTGCTGATGATGCAGTCTTTCAATGCGGCTGCCAGTGAAGCCGTGCGCCGAAGTGTCGCGCTCAGTCCGGCCATTGCCAATTACGACAGCCTGTTGCGCAGTCAGTCACAGAGTGTGGTCATGACACAGTTGGCATGGATGCCGGCTGCGTTGGGTTTCAGTTCTGCCTACACCAGCGTGACCTACACCGCTGGCGTGCTGACGGTGACGATCCAGTATCCCAAGACCCGGTTGACCCAGGTCTTGCCGCTGTTGACGCTGCCGGGCATTGGTGAAGTCCCGCGCTTGCCGAATAACCTCACTGCACAAGCGAGCCTGCAACTTGTCCCTTGA
- a CDS encoding prepilin peptidase, translating into MKLCFLLVWCALCAEQDARKKEISNLLTIGVFAIAAGYLIVNGRTWLGAAPAEAALAVLIALGLTLPGYALGRLGAGDVKLLAALALASNSTYLLGTFIGAGVALLIWLVIGGAVWNLIHQGLTRRYTYMNPKAPDKYPFSPFLFVGLLMTAVLIH; encoded by the coding sequence ATGAAATTATGTTTCCTACTTGTGTGGTGCGCCCTCTGTGCCGAGCAGGACGCTCGAAAGAAAGAAATCTCCAACCTGCTGACAATTGGCGTATTTGCCATTGCCGCGGGCTATCTGATTGTTAATGGCCGGACCTGGCTGGGTGCAGCGCCTGCAGAGGCCGCGCTGGCCGTGTTGATTGCGCTGGGCCTGACGCTGCCTGGCTATGCGCTGGGCCGTCTGGGCGCTGGAGACGTCAAGCTGTTGGCGGCGCTGGCACTTGCATCGAACAGCACTTATCTGCTGGGTACGTTTATTGGCGCTGGTGTCGCCCTGCTGATATGGCTGGTCATTGGAGGCGCAGTATGGAACCTTATTCACCAAGGGCTTACGCGACGCTATACGTACATGAACCCGAAAGCGCCAGATAAATATCCCTTCTCGCCGTTTTTGTTTGTCGGGTTGCTGATGACGGCTGTCTTGATCCACTAG
- a CDS encoding response regulator transcription factor, protein MNISRITKVLVVDDQPLVVEELCEFLESNDFQCVRCRSSLEAIEQFSHDSSIGIVLCDLEMPGMNGIEMVEAMKQIGGKMHLFEAIMLTGRAEKKDVIKALRAGIADYYQKPVNLEDLLEGVRLQLEALDERQKNRQQLGLLNEKLQHLAASIDDLYQNLDNSRSSPPTERRTRSAAPDNAPMSMALAKLSPRQVDVARLVSTGLTNYQIACELGITENTVKLYVSQVLRLTHMHNRTQLALAFSPGKTAERQRAIENQE, encoded by the coding sequence GTGAATATATCCCGAATTACAAAAGTTCTGGTGGTTGATGACCAGCCTCTTGTCGTTGAAGAACTCTGCGAGTTTCTGGAGAGCAACGACTTTCAATGTGTGCGCTGCCGCTCAAGTCTGGAAGCCATAGAACAGTTCAGCCATGACAGCAGCATCGGAATTGTCCTGTGCGACCTGGAAATGCCCGGCATGAACGGCATCGAGATGGTCGAGGCCATGAAGCAGATCGGCGGCAAGATGCACCTGTTCGAGGCCATCATGCTGACCGGGCGGGCCGAAAAAAAGGACGTGATCAAAGCCTTGCGCGCAGGCATTGCCGATTATTACCAGAAACCGGTCAATCTGGAGGATCTGCTGGAAGGCGTGCGGCTCCAGCTGGAGGCGCTGGACGAGCGGCAGAAGAACCGGCAACAGTTGGGCCTGCTAAACGAAAAGCTTCAGCATCTGGCGGCGTCCATCGACGACCTCTACCAGAATCTGGACAACAGCCGATCGTCGCCACCCACCGAGCGCCGCACGCGCAGTGCGGCGCCAGACAACGCGCCGATGTCCATGGCGCTGGCCAAGCTCTCGCCTCGCCAGGTGGATGTGGCCCGCCTGGTCAGTACCGGGCTGACCAACTACCAGATCGCCTGCGAATTGGGGATTACTGAAAACACCGTAAAACTCTACGTATCGCAGGTGCTGCGTCTGACTCACATGCACAATCGCACGCAACTGGCCCTGGCGTTTTCACCCGGCAAAACCGCAGAACGGCAGCGCGCCATCGAAAATCAGGAGTGA
- a CDS encoding response regulator yields the protein MTEPEDPSRDRLKHHFAQRVIHQARQILETWQRLQKAEWSLADMAELNESTLRLLRFAERFEQVEHVTLAHEISQALKAVEANRGRLNSSAITELNRLMQRLSRTGLRHGDRLEQTSLPPLRKPVYVVLQDDERAERLAKQLEFFGLAALSLHHVSDFQAAMAQRHPAAIVMDVDFGGPGQGLKLASIAQEGLEQKLPLLFFSHHETDTPTRLAAVRAGGEEFLTGALEASSLLEKIEVLTCVAQYEPYKVLIIDDSRAQALHTERVLNAAGIVTRVLIDPIQAMAELAEFQPDLIILDMYMPGCTGTELAKVIRHNDRYVSVPIIYLSAEDDQDKQLDAMSEGGDDFLTKPIKPRHLITTVRNRAARARSLKARMVRDSLTGLYNHTHILQLLEDCSFRARREDKPLCFAMLDIDHFKRVNDSHGHPMGDRVIKSLALFLKQRLRKTDFIGRYGGEEFAVVMPDTDIHSAHKVLDEIRHRFAEIHYPAQPVDLFCTFSAGVVCLGTHDDSLSLASQADIALYRAKHAGRNQVHSSLSDAPYQVVKA from the coding sequence ATGACAGAGCCCGAAGATCCCAGTCGCGATCGCTTGAAGCATCACTTTGCCCAACGGGTCATTCATCAGGCACGTCAGATTCTTGAGACATGGCAACGCCTGCAAAAAGCCGAATGGTCGCTCGCTGATATGGCCGAGCTTAATGAGTCGACCCTGCGTCTGCTGCGGTTTGCCGAGCGCTTCGAGCAGGTCGAGCATGTCACCCTGGCGCACGAGATCAGTCAGGCGCTTAAAGCCGTCGAAGCCAACCGTGGTCGCCTCAACAGCAGCGCCATCACCGAGCTCAATCGTTTGATGCAGCGCCTGTCGCGTACCGGGCTCAGGCACGGCGACAGGCTTGAACAGACTTCACTGCCGCCGCTGCGCAAGCCGGTGTATGTGGTGCTTCAGGATGACGAGCGCGCCGAGCGGCTGGCCAAGCAACTGGAATTTTTCGGTCTGGCTGCGCTTTCGTTGCACCATGTGTCTGACTTCCAGGCAGCGATGGCGCAACGACATCCGGCGGCGATTGTCATGGATGTCGACTTTGGCGGTCCGGGCCAGGGTTTGAAGCTGGCATCGATCGCCCAGGAAGGGCTGGAGCAGAAGCTGCCCTTGCTGTTTTTCAGCCATCACGAAACTGATACGCCTACCCGGCTGGCTGCGGTGCGGGCGGGCGGTGAAGAATTTTTGACCGGTGCGCTGGAAGCGTCGAGCCTGCTGGAAAAAATCGAAGTCCTGACCTGTGTAGCGCAATACGAGCCTTACAAGGTGCTGATCATCGATGACTCACGTGCCCAGGCGCTGCACACCGAGCGCGTGCTGAATGCTGCCGGTATCGTGACGCGGGTGTTGATCGACCCGATTCAGGCGATGGCCGAGCTGGCCGAGTTTCAACCCGATCTGATCATTCTCGACATGTACATGCCGGGCTGTACCGGAACGGAGCTGGCCAAGGTCATTCGGCACAATGACCGTTATGTCAGTGTGCCGATCATTTACCTGTCGGCTGAAGATGATCAGGACAAGCAACTCGACGCCATGAGCGAAGGCGGCGACGACTTCCTGACCAAGCCGATCAAGCCGCGCCATTTGATCACCACGGTTCGCAATCGCGCCGCCAGGGCCCGCAGCCTGAAGGCGCGCATGGTCCGTGACAGCCTGACCGGGCTCTACAATCACACGCACATCCTGCAACTGCTGGAAGATTGCAGCTTTCGTGCGCGGCGTGAAGACAAGCCACTGTGCTTCGCCATGCTCGATATCGATCACTTCAAGCGGGTCAATGACAGCCACGGGCATCCGATGGGCGACCGCGTGATCAAAAGCCTGGCGCTGTTTCTCAAGCAACGTTTGCGCAAAACCGATTTCATTGGCCGTTACGGCGGCGAGGAATTCGCGGTGGTCATGCCGGACACCGATATCCACAGTGCGCATAAAGTGCTCGACGAAATTCGTCACCGTTTCGCAGAAATTCATTATCCCGCGCAGCCTGTCGACCTGTTCTGTACCTTCAGTGCCGGTGTGGTCTGCCTCGGCACACATGACGACAGCCTGAGCCTGGCATCCCAGGCTGACATCGCGTTGTATCGCGCCAAGCATGCCGGTCGCAATCAGGTGCATTCCTCGCTGTCGGATGCGCCTTACCAGGTGGTGAAGGCGTAA
- a CDS encoding DUF2333 family protein, with amino-acid sequence MLDWKNRAGSSGERTADTSSAKRRGYLGNLFYSRALGALILIYLLVALLVGWYWSKEPALFPVQQNAQAAAEREGKQMVIGYTTVETLKSVAGTLLNKPGGYLLNDKLPPGVWLDNIPSWEYGVLVQVRDLSRALRKDFARSQSQSAEDGDLARAEPLFNVKDDTWLFPSSESQYAEGIKALSRYQARLSDPNQKGALFYARADNLNNWLGDVGTRLGSLSQRLSASVGRVKLNSTLKTESNISVKPGEVPQVDEEIVETPWLQIDNVFYEARGQAWALSHLLRAIEVDFADVLAKKNATVSVRQIIRELEASQEPMWSPVILNGSPFGVFANHSLVMANYISRANAAVIDLRQLLNQG; translated from the coding sequence ATGCTGGATTGGAAGAACCGCGCAGGCAGCTCGGGCGAGCGCACCGCTGATACCTCATCGGCCAAACGCCGAGGGTACCTGGGTAATTTGTTCTATAGCCGCGCGTTGGGCGCCTTGATCTTGATTTATCTGTTGGTCGCCTTGCTGGTCGGCTGGTACTGGAGCAAGGAACCGGCGCTGTTTCCGGTGCAACAGAACGCGCAAGCGGCCGCCGAGCGTGAAGGCAAGCAGATGGTCATCGGCTACACCACCGTCGAAACCCTGAAGTCCGTGGCGGGCACGCTGTTGAACAAGCCGGGTGGCTACCTGCTGAACGACAAACTGCCGCCGGGTGTCTGGCTCGACAACATTCCAAGCTGGGAATACGGCGTGCTGGTGCAGGTGCGAGACCTGAGCCGTGCGTTGCGCAAAGACTTCGCCCGCTCGCAGTCGCAGTCCGCTGAAGATGGCGATCTGGCACGTGCCGAGCCGCTTTTCAACGTGAAAGACGACACCTGGCTGTTCCCTTCCAGCGAGTCTCAATACGCCGAAGGCATCAAGGCTCTGAGCCGCTATCAGGCGCGGTTGTCCGATCCGAACCAGAAAGGCGCGCTGTTTTATGCGCGTGCCGACAACCTGAACAACTGGCTGGGCGATGTCGGTACTCGTCTGGGTTCGCTGTCGCAACGTCTGTCAGCCAGCGTGGGCCGGGTCAAACTGAACAGCACGCTGAAAACCGAGAGCAATATTTCAGTCAAGCCGGGCGAAGTGCCGCAGGTCGATGAGGAAATCGTCGAGACACCGTGGCTGCAGATCGACAACGTGTTCTACGAAGCACGCGGCCAGGCCTGGGCACTGTCGCACTTGCTGCGAGCGATCGAAGTGGACTTCGCCGACGTACTGGCCAAGAAGAACGCGACGGTCAGCGTGCGCCAGATCATTCGTGAGCTGGAAGCCTCGCAGGAGCCCATGTGGAGCCCGGTTATCCTCAACGGCAGCCCGTTCGGTGTGTTCGCCAACCACTCGCTGGTCATGGCCAACTATATTTCCCGGGCCAACGCTGCGGTGATCGACCTTCGCCAGTTGCTGAACCAGGGCTGA
- a CDS encoding NUDIX hydrolase, which produces MSIPPNEAAHRAASDAEQIAWVDEQDQLLGSRVRAELREQGLIGRGTYILLFNSAGELCVHRRTLSKAIYPGYWDVAAGGMVQADESYAESAARELEEELGVSGVPLQAHEQFFFDQTGNRLWCAVFSAVWDGPLTLQPEEVLEARFMPVDEVLREAEQTPYCPDSLAALKRYLDQAAHF; this is translated from the coding sequence ATGTCCATCCCACCGAACGAGGCCGCGCACCGCGCCGCCTCGGATGCCGAGCAGATCGCCTGGGTCGACGAGCAGGATCAACTGCTCGGCTCCAGGGTTCGCGCAGAGCTGCGCGAACAAGGTCTGATCGGGCGTGGCACCTATATTCTGCTGTTCAACAGCGCAGGCGAACTGTGTGTGCATCGACGCACCCTGAGCAAGGCCATTTACCCCGGTTACTGGGATGTGGCGGCAGGCGGCATGGTGCAGGCGGATGAGAGCTATGCCGAGTCCGCTGCTCGCGAGCTGGAAGAAGAGTTGGGGGTGAGCGGCGTGCCGTTGCAGGCCCATGAGCAGTTTTTCTTTGATCAGACGGGCAACCGGCTGTGGTGCGCGGTGTTTTCGGCTGTGTGGGACGGGCCGCTGACGCTGCAACCCGAAGAAGTGCTGGAGGCGCGCTTCATGCCTGTCGACGAAGTGTTGCGTGAGGCTGAACAGACTCCGTACTGCCCTGACTCGCTGGCTGCGCTGAAACGCTATCTGGATCAGGCTGCACATTTTTAG
- a CDS encoding translation initiation factor Sui1: MAKKAASLAALGGLVFSTDAGRHCPDCRQPVADCTCKQTAVPEGDGIARVRRESKGRGGKTVTTISGVPLAEEPLKELAKALKQRCGTGGSLKDGVIEIQGDHVELLLAELVKKGFKAKKSGG; the protein is encoded by the coding sequence GTGGCTAAAAAAGCCGCTTCTCTCGCCGCCCTCGGTGGCCTGGTGTTTTCAACCGACGCAGGGCGTCATTGCCCCGACTGTCGCCAACCTGTCGCTGACTGCACCTGCAAGCAGACTGCCGTTCCGGAAGGCGATGGCATCGCGCGCGTGCGCCGCGAAAGCAAAGGTCGTGGCGGCAAGACCGTCACCACCATCAGCGGCGTGCCACTGGCCGAAGAGCCGTTGAAGGAGCTGGCCAAAGCCCTCAAGCAACGCTGCGGCACAGGCGGGTCGCTCAAGGACGGCGTGATCGAGATTCAGGGCGATCATGTCGAGTTGCTGTTGGCAGAACTGGTCAAAAAGGGCTTCAAGGCCAAAAAGTCCGGCGGCTGA
- the speA gene encoding arginine decarboxylase: MSVRRTRKDDGSQWTVADSRSVYGIRHWGAGYFAINEAGRVEVRPNGPDSSPIDLYEQVDNLRKSGLSLPLLVRFPDILQDRVRQLTGAFDSNIARLEYQSQYTALYPIKVNQQEAVVENIIATQNVSIGLEAGSKPELMAVLALAPKGGTIVCNGYKDREFIRLALMGQKLGHNVFIVIEKESEVELVIEEAAELKVAPQVGLRVRLSSLASSKWADTGGEKSKFGLSAAQLLSVVERFRKAGLDQGIRLLHFHMGSQIANLADYQHGFKEAIRYYGELRKLGLPVDYIDVGGGLGVDYDGTHSRNASSINYDMDDYAGVVVGMLKEFCDAQGLPHPHIFSESGRSLTAHHAMLVVQVTDVEKHNDEVPKIADKESLPETVQWLVDLLGPTDIEMVTETYWRATHYMSDIATQYADGKISLAEKALGEQCYFAVCRRLYNSLKARQRSHRQVLDELNDKLADKYICNFSVFQSLPDTWAIGQVLPILPLHRLDEEPVRRAVLQDLTCDSDGKIKQYVDEQSIETSMPVHSLNEGEDYLLGIFLVGAYQEILGDMHNLFGDTDSVNIYQNPDGSVYHAGIETHDTIEDMLRYVHLSPEELMTHYRDKVASAKITPRERTYFLDALRLGLTRSSYLSS, encoded by the coding sequence ATGTCCGTACGACGCACACGCAAAGACGATGGCAGCCAGTGGACAGTTGCGGACAGCCGCAGCGTTTATGGTATTCGCCATTGGGGCGCGGGTTATTTTGCAATCAACGAAGCAGGTCGCGTTGAAGTTCGCCCGAACGGGCCGGACAGCTCGCCGATCGACCTCTACGAGCAGGTCGACAATCTGCGCAAGAGCGGCCTGTCGCTGCCCTTGCTGGTGCGCTTCCCTGACATCCTGCAAGACCGCGTGCGTCAGCTGACCGGTGCGTTCGACAGCAACATCGCGCGTCTGGAGTACCAGAGCCAGTACACCGCGCTGTACCCGATCAAGGTCAACCAGCAGGAAGCGGTGGTGGAAAACATCATTGCCACGCAGAACGTGTCCATCGGACTGGAAGCAGGCTCCAAGCCTGAACTGATGGCCGTGCTGGCATTGGCGCCCAAAGGCGGCACCATCGTCTGCAACGGTTACAAGGACCGCGAGTTCATCCGCCTGGCGCTGATGGGCCAGAAGCTGGGCCACAACGTCTTCATCGTCATCGAGAAAGAATCCGAAGTCGAACTGGTCATCGAAGAAGCCGCCGAGCTGAAAGTGGCTCCCCAGGTCGGCCTGCGTGTGCGCCTGTCGTCCCTGGCCTCGAGCAAATGGGCTGACACCGGTGGCGAGAAGTCCAAGTTCGGCTTGTCCGCCGCGCAATTGCTGTCAGTGGTCGAACGTTTCCGCAAGGCGGGGCTGGATCAGGGCATCCGCCTGCTGCACTTCCACATGGGCTCGCAGATCGCCAACCTGGCGGACTACCAGCACGGTTTCAAGGAAGCGATCCGCTATTACGGCGAACTGCGCAAACTCGGTCTGCCGGTGGATTACATCGACGTCGGTGGCGGTCTGGGCGTCGATTACGACGGCACGCACTCGCGCAACGCCAGCTCGATCAACTACGACATGGACGATTACGCCGGTGTCGTGGTCGGCATGCTCAAGGAATTCTGCGACGCGCAGGGCCTGCCGCATCCGCACATTTTCTCGGAAAGCGGCCGCTCGCTGACCGCTCACCACGCCATGCTGGTGGTTCAGGTGACTGACGTCGAGAAGCACAACGACGAAGTCCCGAAGATCGCCGACAAGGAAAGCCTGCCGGAAACCGTGCAATGGCTGGTTGACCTGCTGGGCCCGACCGACATAGAAATGGTCACCGAAACCTACTGGCGCGCCACGCACTACATGAGCGACATCGCCACCCAGTACGCCGACGGCAAGATCAGCCTGGCGGAAAAGGCACTGGGCGAGCAATGCTATTTCGCCGTCTGCCGCCGCCTGTACAACTCACTGAAGGCGCGGCAACGCTCGCACCGCCAGGTGCTCGACGAACTCAACGACAAGCTGGCCGACAAGTACATCTGCAACTTCTCGGTGTTCCAGAGCCTGCCGGACACCTGGGCCATCGGCCAGGTGCTGCCGATTCTGCCGCTGCATCGTCTGGACGAAGAACCGGTGCGTCGCGCCGTGCTGCAAGACCTGACCTGCGACTCCGACGGCAAGATCAAGCAATACGTCGACGAGCAAAGCATCGAGACCAGCATGCCGGTGCACTCGCTGAACGAAGGTGAAGACTATCTGCTGGGCATCTTCCTGGTGGGCGCCTATCAGGAAATTCTGGGTGACATGCACAACCTGTTCGGTGATACCGACTCGGTGAACATCTACCAGAACCCGGACGGCAGCGTGTACCACGCCGGTATCGAAACCCACGACACCATTGAAGACATGCTGCGCTACGTGCACTTGTCGCCGGAAGAACTGATGACCCATTACCGGGACAAAGTCGCCAGCGCCAAGATCACCCCACGCGAGCGCACCTACTTCCTCGACGCCCTGCGCCTGGGCCTGACGCGTTCCTCGTACCTGTCTTCCTGA